The genomic stretch CGATTTCCGGGTTTGGCAGTATTATCGTGAATGGTGTGCGATACGATACAAGTTCGGCGACCTTCGATGTCGATGACAATTCTGGATCAGAATCTGACTTGAAAGTCGGGCAAGTTGTGACGATCGCCGCGAGAACGGATTCATCAGGCAACGCAACGGCTCAGAGCGTGGTATTTGACGACGCCGTGCAAGGGCCGATCAGTGCGATTGATCTTGCAAATAATCGACTGACCATTCTTGGTCAGACAGTGATCATCACCGGTACAACTTCATTCGACGACAGTATTTCTCCTGCTTCTATTGCTGGATTGTCCGTCAACGACGTTGTCGAGGTCAGCGGTCAGTTCGATGCCAATCGAGACATCATTGCCTTCCGTATTGAACCAAAGCCGGCAAATTCGGAATTTGAAGTGCATGGATTTATTGAAAATCTCAATGCAACCAATTTTACCTTCAATTTGAATTCATTGTCTGTCGATTACATGACGGCTCTCATCGACAATGATTTCGGCGCCAATGGCCCCCAGAACGGTGATTTTGTTGAAGTCAAAGGTTCATCTTTGAATGCGAGCGGTGCATTATTCGCCAGCGAGCTCGATTTTGAGGGCAACAATGGCCAGTGTCCAGCCCATAAATTAAGTACCATTTTGATGTAGAGTTTCAGGTATTGGTGTGCGCATGTTGAGAGCTTGATGTGGACGGATGGTATTGTACTGTTTGAGCCATTTATTGATGACGGTTTTAACTTGCTCTATCGTAGTGAACCATTCAGCATTGAGGACTTCTCTTCGTAAGGTGCCATTGAAGCGTTCGTTATAGCCGTTTTCCCAAGGTGAGCCTGGATAGATACGGATCGGTTTGATACCAACCTTGGTCAACCATTTCTGGAAGTTCTCCGCTGCGAACTCTGGGCCGTTATCTGACCTTATAAACTCTGGCTTTCCATGACATAAGCACAATGGGTACAGAGCCTCTAATACTTCCGCATTCCCTATCTTTGGTTTTACAGCGACACAGAGAGCTTCTCTGGTGTATTCATCAAGGACGGTCAACATTTTGTAGCTACTCCCATTGCTGAGGCGATCATGAACAAAGTCGATGCTCCAGATATGGTTCTCATACTTTGGCCGTAACCGGATGACAGAGCTGTCTTTGTGATACAGGCGTTTCTTTTTCTTATGGCGTTTGGGTTGCTGTAAGCCTTCTTCCCGCCAAAGCTTTTCTATTTTCTTGTAATTAGACCTTCCAGCCTTCAATCTGCAGTAACTTGGTTATCTTGCGATAACCGTACCGACCATATTGTTTGGCTAATCGAATAAGAGCCAGGCGAAGCCTGTCCTCATTATCTTTGGGTCGGTTAAGATAACGCTGAGAGGAACGGGGCATACCAACCGTTTTGCAGGTCCGCCGCTCAGACGTATTCAGTCTTTGACGTGCCTTCACAATGGCCTGACGTAGATCGGTGACCGTCAGACCTTGGGCTTTAAAACATCAAGTGTTTCTTTGAGAATAAGCTTGTCTAGTTCAAGCTCGGCAACAATTTTCTTCAGACGCTGGTTCTCTTTCTCGAGACCTTTAAGTTCAGATAACTGGGACTTGCCCATGCCGCCAGATCACCGACGACAGGTCAGGCAGGAACATGCAAAGCCGCTCTTGTCTGACTTGCAGGTGTTCCTGGAAACATCATTGCCTAACATCCCTGGCAGGTCTGATCTTGCAATGGCGATTCGCTATGCCATTACTCAGCTCAAGAAGTTGGTCGTGTACCTCAGCGACGGCCGCCTCGAGATTGACAATAAGGCCGCCGAGAGATCGATGAAGAACCTCGCCGTCGGCAAGAAAAACTGGTTGTTCGCAGGCTCTGACAGAGGTGGAGAACGTGCTGCTACGATCTATCCCTGATCGAAACAGCCAAACTCAACAAGATCAACACCCAGGAATGGCTCGCCCATGTGATCAGCGTCATC from Parvularcula sp. IMCC14364 encodes the following:
- a CDS encoding transposase, which gives rise to MPPDHRRQVRQEHAKPLLSDLQVFLETSLPNIPGRSDLAMAIRYAITQLKKLVVYLSDGRLEIDNKAAERSMKNLAVGKKNWLFAGSDRGGERAATIYP
- a CDS encoding IS3 family transposase encodes the protein MKAGRSNYKKIEKLWREEGLQQPKRHKKKKRLYHKDSSVIRLRPKYENHIWSIDFVHDRLSNGSSYKMLTVLDEYTREALCVAVKPKIGNAEVLEALYPLCLCHGKPEFIRSDNGPEFAAENFQKWLTKVGIKPIRIYPGSPWENGYNERFNGTLRREVLNAEWFTTIEQVKTVINKWLKQYNTIRPHQALNMRTPIPETLHQNGT
- a CDS encoding DUF5666 domain-containing protein yields the protein MRLILSLLSILVLLSACGGGGGGGASAGPQAVPPPPPPPQGRNSVVIGPISGFGSIIVNGVRYDTSSATFDVDDNSGSESDLKVGQVVTIAARTDSSGNATAQSVVFDDAVQGPISAIDLANNRLTILGQTVIITGTTSFDDSISPASIAGLSVNDVVEVSGQFDANRDIIAFRIEPKPANSEFEVHGFIENLNATNFTFNLNSLSVDYMTALIDNDFGANGPQNGDFVEVKGSSLNASGALFASELDFEGNNGQCPAHKLSTILM